In the Agrococcus sp. Marseille-Q4369 genome, one interval contains:
- a CDS encoding M18 family aminopeptidase, which produces MPYAPVFHAEDLADFVDASPSSFHAAAEVARRLQEAGFTALDETDAWSETPGKHLVVRDGAVIAWVVPKGATATTPVRVFGAHSDSPGFKLKPQPTTGRLGWLQAGVEVYGGPLINSWLDRELRLAGRLVLDDGTEVLADSGALLRLPQLAIHLDRAANDGLTLDKQAHTQPVWGLGAPESADLLAELAASAGIDASRIRGYDLTTADAARGALFGKDHVFFAAGRLDDLASVHAGVVALARAADGFDGDHIPVLAVFDHEEIGSATRSGAAGPFLEDVLERIGLALGGDRGERMRALASSWCVSSDVGHSVHPNFPEKHDPIVQPLLGSGPILKINANQRYATDGAGAAAWHGWCAAAGVRSQAFVSNNTVPCGSTIGPITATRLGIRTVDVGIPILSMHSARELAGVSDLFDLARVAEAFFSGTEI; this is translated from the coding sequence GTGCCCTACGCACCCGTCTTCCACGCCGAGGATCTCGCCGACTTCGTCGACGCATCCCCCTCGAGCTTCCACGCCGCCGCCGAGGTCGCGCGACGCCTCCAGGAGGCCGGCTTCACCGCACTCGACGAGACGGATGCGTGGTCCGAGACCCCGGGCAAGCACCTGGTAGTGCGCGACGGCGCCGTCATCGCCTGGGTCGTGCCGAAGGGTGCGACGGCGACGACGCCCGTGCGGGTCTTCGGCGCGCACAGCGACTCCCCCGGCTTCAAGCTTAAGCCGCAGCCGACGACCGGCCGGCTCGGCTGGCTGCAAGCCGGTGTCGAGGTCTACGGCGGGCCGCTCATCAACTCGTGGCTCGACCGCGAGCTGCGCCTCGCCGGTCGGCTCGTGCTCGACGACGGCACCGAGGTCCTCGCCGACTCCGGCGCGCTGCTGCGCCTGCCGCAGCTCGCGATCCACCTCGACCGCGCCGCGAACGACGGCTTGACGCTCGACAAGCAGGCGCACACGCAGCCGGTGTGGGGCCTGGGCGCACCCGAGTCGGCCGACCTGCTCGCCGAGCTCGCAGCATCCGCCGGCATCGACGCGAGCCGCATCCGCGGCTACGACCTCACGACCGCCGATGCCGCCCGCGGTGCCCTCTTCGGCAAGGACCACGTCTTCTTCGCCGCCGGCCGCCTCGACGACCTCGCGAGCGTGCACGCGGGCGTCGTCGCGCTCGCGAGGGCCGCCGACGGCTTCGACGGCGACCACATCCCGGTGCTCGCGGTCTTCGACCACGAGGAGATCGGCTCGGCGACACGCTCGGGCGCGGCCGGTCCCTTCCTCGAGGATGTGCTCGAGCGCATCGGCCTCGCGCTCGGCGGCGACCGCGGCGAGCGGATGCGCGCGCTCGCGTCGTCGTGGTGCGTCTCGAGCGATGTCGGTCACTCGGTGCACCCGAACTTCCCCGAGAAGCACGACCCGATCGTGCAGCCGCTGCTCGGCTCAGGGCCGATCCTGAAGATCAACGCCAACCAGCGCTACGCGACCGATGGCGCGGGCGCCGCCGCGTGGCACGGCTGGTGCGCTGCGGCGGGCGTGCGATCGCAGGCGTTCGTCTCGAACAACACCGTGCCGTGCGGCTCGACGATCGGGCCGATCACCGCGACGCGGCTCGGCATCCGCACGGTCGACGTCGGCATCCCGATCCTGTCGATGCACTCGGCGCGCGAGCTCGCGGGCGTGAGCGACCTCTTCGACCTCGCGAGGGTCGCCGAGGCGTTCTTCTCGGGCACCGAGATCTGA
- a CDS encoding dihydrofolate reductase family protein gives MQTLTVDFICSLDDYGAAEGWPGWWGMESPEYLRWLEESPEKDDPILMGATTYRLMWSLLQGGEAGTEQLLEVPKLVFSSTLTAPLEWPNSTPVAGDAVAAVRDLKEGSARPLRTLGSVALCRSLLASGLVDRYRVVLFPVITGASGRDRIFDGYPDVRLELVESRAFEGGMQLLEYVPTVLDGPPGV, from the coding sequence GTGCAGACCCTGACCGTGGACTTCATCTGCTCGCTCGATGACTACGGCGCCGCCGAGGGATGGCCCGGCTGGTGGGGGATGGAGAGCCCCGAGTACCTGCGCTGGCTCGAGGAGTCGCCCGAGAAGGACGATCCGATCCTCATGGGTGCGACGACCTATCGGCTCATGTGGAGCCTGCTGCAGGGCGGCGAAGCCGGCACCGAGCAGCTGCTCGAGGTGCCGAAGCTCGTCTTCTCGTCGACCCTCACCGCGCCGCTCGAGTGGCCGAACAGCACGCCCGTGGCCGGCGACGCGGTCGCGGCGGTGCGCGACCTCAAGGAGGGATCGGCGCGTCCGCTCCGCACGCTCGGCAGCGTCGCGCTCTGCCGCTCGCTGCTCGCGTCCGGTCTCGTCGATCGCTACCGCGTCGTGCTCTTCCCCGTCATCACCGGCGCGAGCGGCCGCGATCGCATCTTCGACGGCTACCCCGACGTGCGGCTCGAGCTCGTCGAGAGCCGCGCGTTCGAGGGCGGGATGCAGCTGCTCGAGTACGTGCCGACGGTGCTCGACGGGCCGCCGGGCGTCTGA
- a CDS encoding class I SAM-dependent methyltransferase — MSTIAAAVTTSASEIKAKHAAMWALGDYPAVAHEVIPATGPRLVEAVDIQAGERVLDIAAGDGNASVPAAERGASVVASDLTPELLEAGRARSADSGLDITWQAADAEALPFRTHEFDVAISCVGIMFAPFHEAAARELVRVVRPGGRIGLLAWTPEGFIGEMFTIMKPFAPAPPPGAQPAVLWGSEAHVRELLGARVELTFRKELLDVRRFGSGADFRDFFKRTYGPTIVTYRGIADQPERVAELDRELEALGERYRDGDLVQLEYLLTTGTVR; from the coding sequence ATGAGCACCATCGCTGCAGCGGTCACCACGTCCGCTTCGGAGATCAAGGCCAAGCACGCCGCCATGTGGGCGCTCGGCGACTACCCCGCCGTCGCGCACGAGGTCATCCCCGCCACCGGCCCGCGCCTCGTCGAGGCCGTCGACATCCAGGCGGGCGAGCGCGTGCTCGACATCGCCGCGGGCGACGGCAACGCATCCGTGCCCGCCGCCGAGCGCGGCGCGAGCGTCGTCGCGAGCGACCTGACGCCCGAGCTGCTCGAGGCGGGGCGCGCCCGCTCGGCCGACTCCGGGCTCGACATCACGTGGCAGGCGGCGGATGCGGAGGCCCTGCCGTTCAGGACGCACGAGTTCGACGTCGCCATCTCGTGCGTCGGCATCATGTTCGCGCCCTTCCACGAGGCGGCGGCGCGCGAGCTCGTGCGCGTCGTGCGGCCCGGCGGCCGGATCGGACTGCTCGCGTGGACGCCCGAGGGCTTCATCGGCGAGATGTTCACGATCATGAAGCCGTTCGCGCCCGCGCCGCCGCCCGGAGCGCAGCCCGCGGTGCTGTGGGGCTCGGAGGCGCACGTCCGCGAGCTGCTCGGCGCGCGGGTCGAGCTCACCTTCCGCAAGGAGCTGCTCGACGTGCGCCGCTTCGGCAGCGGTGCCGACTTCCGCGACTTCTTCAAGCGCACCTACGGCCCGACGATCGTCACCTATCGCGGCATCGCCGACCAGCCGGAGCGGGTCGCCGAGCTCGACCGCGAGCTCGAGGCGCTCGGCGAGCGCTACCGCGACGGCGATCTCGTGCAGCTCGAGTACCTGCTGACGACGGGCACGGTGCGGTAG
- a CDS encoding helix-turn-helix domain-containing protein has protein sequence MSAATGVHGVPDAEADMSGYGQFCPVAKAMELLDERWTLLIIRELLAGSTRFNDLRRGVPHMSPALLSKRLRRLEHAGLVRKRVEGTRTDYRLTQAAEELRPIVDGLAAWRVRWIGELGQEDFDPHLLLWDMRQQIDVEAWPRRRTVVAMRFTDVLPGASQWWLVCHEGDLDLCDFDPGFAVAATVTTRLPVMTRIWRGDRSWQHALRAEELRIDGDADAVGRVPGWLGQAGWASVPRPSERELAAVREPALAGM, from the coding sequence GTGAGCGCCGCGACAGGCGTTCACGGGGTGCCGGATGCGGAGGCCGACATGAGTGGATATGGCCAGTTCTGCCCGGTCGCGAAGGCGATGGAGCTGCTCGACGAGCGGTGGACGCTGCTCATCATCCGCGAGCTGCTCGCCGGCTCGACGCGCTTCAACGACCTGCGCCGCGGCGTGCCGCACATGTCGCCGGCGCTGCTGTCGAAGCGGCTGCGGCGGCTCGAGCACGCGGGCCTCGTGCGGAAGCGCGTCGAGGGCACGCGCACCGACTACCGGCTCACGCAAGCGGCGGAGGAGCTGCGGCCGATCGTCGACGGGCTCGCCGCGTGGCGCGTGCGCTGGATCGGCGAGCTCGGGCAGGAGGACTTCGACCCGCACTTGCTGCTGTGGGACATGCGCCAGCAGATCGACGTCGAGGCTTGGCCGCGCCGTCGCACGGTCGTCGCGATGCGCTTCACCGACGTGCTGCCCGGCGCCTCGCAGTGGTGGCTCGTGTGCCACGAGGGCGATCTCGACCTCTGCGACTTCGATCCCGGCTTCGCGGTCGCGGCGACCGTGACGACGCGGCTGCCGGTCATGACGCGCATCTGGCGCGGCGACCGGTCGTGGCAGCACGCGCTCCGAGCGGAGGAGTTGCGCATCGACGGCGACGCGGATGCGGTCGGTCGCGTGCCCGGGTGGCTCGGCCAAGCGGGGTGGGCGTCCGTGCCGCGGCCGAGCGAGCGCGAGCTCGCGGCAGTGCGCGAGCCGGCGCTCGCCGGGATGTGA
- a CDS encoding ribbon-helix-helix domain-containing protein — translation MSEHLLHGQPVSDEQIQSWADEAEEGYDLSKLPSPRRGRPPVGDGPGIVVPVRLDATTIAALSARAEAEGIATRSDAIRAAVREWAHLA, via the coding sequence ATGAGCGAGCACCTCCTTCACGGCCAGCCGGTGTCGGACGAGCAGATCCAGTCGTGGGCGGACGAGGCGGAGGAGGGCTACGACCTTTCGAAGCTCCCGAGCCCCCGACGCGGTCGCCCGCCCGTGGGTGACGGACCCGGGATCGTCGTCCCGGTACGACTCGACGCCACGACCATCGCTGCGTTATCCGCTCGCGCGGAGGCTGAGGGGATCGCCACACGCTCCGACGCGATTCGGGCGGCGGTGCGCGAGTGGGCGCACCTTGCCTGA
- a CDS encoding lipopolysaccharide assembly protein LapA domain-containing protein, with amino-acid sequence MADDQDPTTTPAPRSVPATSARAETQASSTGSTTASAQPKEVRLDPTLDGHQRQGISGATWFALILGTVILVLLLIFILQNNEPADFAFLGLDFSLPLGVAMLFAAIAGVLITALLGSVRLFKVSRRVRKLEKEREQIKQALR; translated from the coding sequence ATGGCCGACGACCAGGACCCGACCACGACGCCCGCCCCGCGCAGTGTGCCCGCCACCTCAGCCCGCGCCGAGACGCAGGCGTCCTCGACCGGCTCGACCACCGCATCCGCCCAGCCGAAGGAGGTCAGGCTCGACCCGACCCTCGACGGCCACCAGCGGCAGGGCATCTCGGGCGCGACGTGGTTCGCGCTCATCCTCGGCACGGTCATCCTCGTGCTGCTGCTCATCTTCATCCTGCAGAACAACGAGCCGGCCGACTTCGCGTTCCTCGGGCTCGACTTCAGCCTGCCGCTCGGCGTCGCGATGCTCTTCGCCGCGATCGCGGGCGTGCTCATCACGGCACTGCTCGGCTCGGTGCGCCTCTTCAAGGTGAGCCGCCGGGTGCGGAAGCTCGAGAAGGAGCGCGAGCAGATCAAGCAGGCGCTGCGCTGA